A stretch of Choristoneura fumiferana chromosome 29, NRCan_CFum_1, whole genome shotgun sequence DNA encodes these proteins:
- the LOC141444343 gene encoding uncharacterized protein → MVPFVFIFSFVLILANIQAKHTHSSSHILRHLLSPRSLDYQSPIIVIVDTRGQTLDQSDESQAVSDERADDSDDEETYQLYSQLRSHPEDGLSSGEVVKLKETKQVLRAALRSRCIKMNSCTRTCPPVKKFTCVVQCQQKFDKENVCEEPEPICGKFEFNCKPKQKWGKTMPPSWLMF, encoded by the exons ATGGTGCCGTTTGTATTCATATTttcttttgtgttaattttagCT AACATCCAAGCAAAACACACGCACAGCTCTTCACACATCCTTCGCCATCTGCTGAGCCCAAGGTCCTTGGACTACCAAAGCCCCATCATAGTGATCGTCGACACCAGAGGTCAGACTTTGGATCAAAGTGATGAGAGCCAAGCTGTATCTGATGAGAGGGCCGATGATTCAGATGATGAAGAGACTTATCAACTGTATAGCCAGTTGAGA TCACATCCCGAAGACGGCCTAAGCTCAGGTGAAGTAGTAAAACTGAAGGAGACAAAGCAGGTCCTCCGCGCTGCTCTACGCTCCAGGTGCATAAAAATGAACAGCTGTACAAGGACCTGTCCACCGGTCAAGAAGTTTACCTGTGTGGTGCAATGCCAACAGAAATTCGACAAAGAAAACGTCTGTGAAGAACCCGAGCCTATTTGCGGAAAATTCGAATTTAATTGTAAACCAAAACAAAAATGGGGGAAGACCATGCCGCCATCCTGGTTgatgttttaa
- the LOC141444163 gene encoding uncharacterized protein isoform X1, whose product MLKSVFILLVISTCVYSRDTSTLLSRLFKKTTKNASPLILVLDRNSLRPLTYDRTISAQESSEEADDSLQYLLEHLHFLQVQKSHPKSYSTPHKHLKTKDRSYRPSQTNYNYNYAKKQDDRERSALRSPIYRSLLSLRNRLQCGARNECEDECSQNYKGAKENKCIIKCEVNFECEEPTTPKNCDTCAIDYEACDDSTNQCDDQGSTKGELEITEKPECTRC is encoded by the exons ATGTTGAAGTCAGTCTTCATATTGCTGGTCATT agCACTTGCGTCTATTCCCGTGATACTTCTACCCTCTTGTCCCGTCTCTTCAAGAAGACCACCAAGAATGCTAGTCCTCTAATCCTGGTATTGGACAGGAACTCCCTCCGTCCCCTCACCTATGACCGGACAATCAGTGCCCAGGAGAGCTCGGAAGAAGCTGATGACTCTTTGCAGTATCTGCTGGAACACCTG CATTTCTTGCAGGTACAAAAATCACATCCGAAATCCTACTCAACTCCACACAAGCACTTGAAAACCAAAGACCGCAGCTACCGACCCAGCCAAACCAATTACAACTACAACTACGCTAAGAAACAAGACGACAGAGAAAGAAGCGCTCTCCGATCACCTATTTACAGAAGTCTCTTATCCCTAAGGAACAGACTGCAATGTGGAGCTAGAAACGAATGCGAGGATGAATGCAGTCAGAACTACAAGGGGGCAAAAGAGAATAAGTGTATTATTAAATGTGAAGTtaactttgaatgcgaggaaccTACTACGCCTAAGAATTGTGACACGTGCGCGATCGACTATGAAGCGTGCGATGATTCAACAAACCAGTGCGACGACCAAGGCAGCACTAAGGGGGAGTTGGAGATAACTGAGAAGCCTGAATGTACGCGGTGTTGA
- the LOC141444163 gene encoding uncharacterized protein isoform X2: protein MLKSVFILLVISTCVYSRDTSTLLSRLFKKTTKNASPLILVLDRNSLRPLTYDRTISAQESSEEADDSLQYLLEHLVQKSHPKSYSTPHKHLKTKDRSYRPSQTNYNYNYAKKQDDRERSALRSPIYRSLLSLRNRLQCGARNECEDECSQNYKGAKENKCIIKCEVNFECEEPTTPKNCDTCAIDYEACDDSTNQCDDQGSTKGELEITEKPECTRC, encoded by the exons ATGTTGAAGTCAGTCTTCATATTGCTGGTCATT agCACTTGCGTCTATTCCCGTGATACTTCTACCCTCTTGTCCCGTCTCTTCAAGAAGACCACCAAGAATGCTAGTCCTCTAATCCTGGTATTGGACAGGAACTCCCTCCGTCCCCTCACCTATGACCGGACAATCAGTGCCCAGGAGAGCTCGGAAGAAGCTGATGACTCTTTGCAGTATCTGCTGGAACACCTG GTACAAAAATCACATCCGAAATCCTACTCAACTCCACACAAGCACTTGAAAACCAAAGACCGCAGCTACCGACCCAGCCAAACCAATTACAACTACAACTACGCTAAGAAACAAGACGACAGAGAAAGAAGCGCTCTCCGATCACCTATTTACAGAAGTCTCTTATCCCTAAGGAACAGACTGCAATGTGGAGCTAGAAACGAATGCGAGGATGAATGCAGTCAGAACTACAAGGGGGCAAAAGAGAATAAGTGTATTATTAAATGTGAAGTtaactttgaatgcgaggaaccTACTACGCCTAAGAATTGTGACACGTGCGCGATCGACTATGAAGCGTGCGATGATTCAACAAACCAGTGCGACGACCAAGGCAGCACTAAGGGGGAGTTGGAGATAACTGAGAAGCCTGAATGTACGCGGTGTTGA
- the LOC141444171 gene encoding proton-coupled amino acid transporter-like protein pathetic: MMSGDAETEIGSEENSEERIAPTYSLDREISRYVQQEILTNSQPTLDVYPGTAPIEYDYIGERQNPHSTNLIEATAHLVKGCLGAGLLGIHEAFMHGGIWTSLAATLVVGVIVPYTMLMLVQSAQRMYLMIRVPRLSYPDLAEAALATGPVKKLRRFSKVFRYTVDACLFIEMCGSCCLFEIMIARTLKQVLEAVSSEIKELNMSLRMYILITSVPLLCVCMIRSLKFMAPLSLAAYLFIMLCVCATLFYSISLKKNITERPKWKSFQGLFRFLGTCFYSIHGIPIALPLENSMKSPKHFITVLQCGMSAVLFLIAAVGFIGYWGFGEDCQTPITMHIPILTETLVIPFLVAFMMAITFALQFWVTFRIIWAYVGRCHKRNRGIWQRFYRAIHVVLISGVAIAFPKVNFMMTFLGAVFCAFVGFIFPAFIESLVTWREDRRKRVRWRLFKNILLVFFGSTVCGMTLYSCKFEKW, from the exons ATGATGTCGGGTGACGCGGAG aCGGAAATCGGCTCTGAAGAGAATTCTGAAGAG CGCATAGCTCCCACATACTCCCTGGACAGGGAGATCAGCCGGTACGTCCAGCAAGAGATCCTCACCAACAGCCAGCCTACTCTGGACGTGTATCCCGGGACAGCTCCTATTGAGTACGACTACATTGGAGAGCGGCAGAATCCTCATTCCACTAA tcttaTAGAAGCCACAGCGCATTTGGTAAAGGGATGTCTTGGGGCTGGTCTACTTGGTATACACGAAGCCTTCATGCATGGAGGTATCTGGACGTCCCTGGCTGCAACCTTGGTGGTCGGCGTGATCGTGCCTTATACCATGTTA ATGCTGGTCCAATCAGCTCAGAGGATGTATCTGATGATACGAGTGCCTCGACTGTCTTATCCCGACTTGGCTGAAGCTGCACTAGCGACGGGTCCCGTGAAGAAGTTGAGGAGGTTTAGTAAGGTTTTCAG GTATACTGTCGACGCgtgtttatttattgaaatgtgCGGATCATGCTGTCTCTTCGAGATTATGATTGCACGCACGTTAAAACAG GTCCTGGAAGCAGTTTCATCAGAAATCAAGGAATTAAATATGAGTTTAAGGATGTACATTTTAATTACAAGCGTGCCGCTTCTATGCGTTTGTATGATTAGGAGTTTGAAGTTCATGGCGCCTTTGTCATTAGCTGCGTATCTATTTATCA TGCTCTGCGTATGCGCAACGTTATTCTACAGCATAtcattaaagaaaaatataacagAAAGGCCAAAGTGGAAGAGCTTCCAAGGCCTTTTCAGGTTCCTTGGCACGTGTTTCTATAGTATACATGGCATTCCCATAGCTCTGCCTCTCGAGAACAGCATGAAAAGTCCAAAACACTTCATTACAGTCCTTCAATGTG GAATGTCGGCCGTCCTATTTCTTATTGCTGCTGTCGGATTTATCGGCTACTGGGGTTTCGGAGAAGATTGCCAGACGCCGATAACCATGCACATACCAATTTTAAC TGAAACCTTGGTAATTCCGTTTTTGGTAGCATTTATGATGGCTATCACATTTGCCTTGCAATTTTGGGTCACTTTCCGGATAATATGGGCATACGTTGGAAGATGCCACAAAAG AAATCGTGGCATCTGGCAGCGGTTCTACAGGGCTATCCATGTTGTTTTAATCTCCGGTGTCGCCATCGCATTCCCCAAAGTGAACTTTATGATGACTTTC CTCGGTGCAGTCTTCTGTGCTTTTGTCGGGTTTATATTCCCTGCCTTCATCGAAAGTTTGGTGACGTGGCGAGAAGATAGAAGAAAACGAGTCAG ATGGAGACTCTTCAAGAACATCTTACTGGTCTTTTTTGGTAGCACAGTCTGTGGCATGACTTTGTATTCGTGCAAATTTGAAAAATGGTAG